The bacterium genome includes a region encoding these proteins:
- a CDS encoding M48 family metallopeptidase codes for MRETQSARSLHVAGREQPYLLIRRQGRRRLTLSVEPRRGLVVLAPPRLALAAIEAFLVAEAAWWTTRLAELAAWEAEHPPRRFADGERLPLLGEAWTLRVSEAPGRLRARVGGTGQSAGTPRGEAAREIALVLPAGLAPEVRHAAAAAALEAWYRPLARELIAARAAHWARALRVRPTAIGIRDTRSRWGSCSSSGRLSFSWRLVMAPPAVLDYLVVHELCHLKQPDHSERFWALVAGQLPDYERARRWLRRRGRELYL; via the coding sequence GTGAGGGAGACGCAGAGCGCGCGCAGCCTGCACGTCGCCGGGCGCGAGCAGCCCTACCTGCTCATCCGCCGCCAGGGCCGACGGCGGCTCACTCTCAGTGTCGAGCCGCGCCGCGGCCTCGTCGTGCTGGCGCCGCCGCGCCTCGCCCTGGCCGCGATCGAGGCCTTCCTCGTTGCCGAGGCGGCCTGGTGGACCACGCGCCTCGCCGAGCTGGCGGCCTGGGAGGCCGAGCACCCGCCGCGCCGTTTCGCCGACGGCGAGCGCCTGCCCCTGCTCGGCGAGGCCTGGACCCTGCGCGTCAGTGAAGCGCCGGGCCGCCTGCGCGCGCGCGTCGGCGGGACGGGGCAGAGCGCCGGCACACCGCGGGGCGAGGCCGCACGCGAGATCGCGCTCGTCCTGCCTGCCGGCCTCGCTCCCGAGGTGCGGCATGCCGCCGCCGCTGCCGCGCTCGAAGCCTGGTACCGCCCCCTCGCCCGCGAGCTGATCGCAGCGCGCGCCGCGCACTGGGCGCGGGCGCTGCGCGTCAGGCCGACGGCGATCGGCATTCGTGATACGCGCAGCCGCTGGGGGAGCTGCTCGAGCAGCGGCCGGCTCTCCTTCAGCTGGCGCCTCGTGATGGCGCCGCCGGCCGTGCTCGACTACCTCGTCGTCCACGAGCTCTGCCACCTGAAGCAGCCCGACCACTCCGAGCGCTTCTGGGCGCTGGTCGCGGGGCAGCTCCCGGACTACGAGCGCGCGCGGCGCTGGCTGCGCCGGCGCGGGCGGGAGCTCTATCTCTAG
- a CDS encoding GAF domain-containing protein has protein sequence MDESAALLAEIERALAAAPTREAALAAVCRLVATRRPGYDWVGFYCVDPERPRELVLGPFVGEPTEHTRIPFGRGICGQVAERAETMVVEDVTAEANHLACSLAVRSEIVVPILVRGRFVAQLDIDSHQPARFGPADRALCEAICARLAPLFAGEAPQ, from the coding sequence ATGGACGAGTCCGCCGCCCTCCTCGCCGAGATCGAGCGCGCCCTCGCCGCCGCACCCACGCGCGAAGCCGCCCTCGCCGCGGTCTGCCGGCTCGTTGCCACGCGCCGCCCCGGCTATGACTGGGTGGGCTTCTACTGCGTCGACCCCGAGCGCCCGCGCGAGCTCGTGCTCGGGCCCTTCGTCGGCGAGCCCACCGAGCACACGCGCATTCCCTTCGGCCGCGGCATCTGCGGCCAGGTGGCCGAGCGCGCGGAGACGATGGTGGTGGAAGACGTCACCGCCGAGGCCAACCACCTCGCCTGCAGCCTGGCCGTGCGCTCGGAGATCGTCGTGCCGATCCTCGTGCGCGGCCGCTTCGTCGCGCAGCTCGACATCGACTCCCATCAGCCCGCCCGCTTCGGCCCCGCCGACCGCGCGCTCTGCGAGGCGATCTGCGCGCGGCTCGCGCCGCTCTTCGCGGGAGAGGCGCCGCAATGA
- a CDS encoding S9 family peptidase, which produces MATRRKIRAEDLFRFQFPEAPAISPDGERIVYSLKRIDAKENRYLANLHEVRRAGGGRRQLTQGAQIDSAPVWSPDGRQIAFLSSREEKTNVWLLPTGGGEARQLTHLEGPISGLAFSPDGRRLLFLHRHLKKEDPKQRARQATFKHITRLSHKLDGFGYFPADHQQLYVVGLAGGKPRQLTRGDFSVREACWSPDGRQIAFIANPHPERQHEGGLEQVFTLPARGGAPRPATTRGGHLVALAWAPEGRSLLFTGHFGGPGEWIKHPYRLYETPRAGGAARCLTPWLDDWPFNFIITDTVMGDASALWPYREGETWRIAFGISERGAYRVYSIPRAGAPRRAQARLEFGGEVNVYGISVDEAGRAALATATMLDAGDIYGLRLDGRRQAKRLTQVNRALLGGLLLTAPEEFNVKSGAVRVQGWLLRPPGARRGAKHPGLLEIHGGPMGQYGYTFFHEMHLLAAQGYVVAFSNPRGSCGYGTDWVKSIHGQWGQKDYADLIAVTNYLARQPDVDARRLGVLGGSYGGFMTTWMLGHNRRFKAGVTMRQAGNRLIQFGASDYNAGERHSFGGAWPWQKPLAYLRQSPNFHAHRIRAPLLIIHNENDLRCPIAQADELFTILKALGKTTEYVRFEGESHGMSRGGRPQNRRERLVRITGWFARYL; this is translated from the coding sequence ATGGCCACGCGACGCAAGATCCGCGCAGAGGACCTCTTCCGTTTCCAGTTCCCCGAGGCGCCGGCGATCTCCCCCGACGGCGAGCGCATCGTCTACAGCCTGAAGCGGATCGACGCCAAGGAGAACCGCTACCTGGCCAACCTGCACGAGGTCCGGCGCGCTGGCGGCGGCCGCCGCCAGCTCACGCAGGGCGCGCAGATCGACAGCGCCCCCGTCTGGAGCCCGGACGGCCGCCAGATCGCCTTCCTCTCCAGCCGCGAAGAGAAGACGAACGTCTGGCTGCTGCCCACGGGCGGCGGCGAGGCGCGCCAGCTCACGCACCTGGAGGGGCCGATCAGCGGCCTCGCCTTCAGCCCCGACGGCCGGCGCCTGCTCTTCCTGCACCGGCACCTGAAGAAGGAGGACCCGAAGCAGCGCGCCCGGCAGGCGACCTTCAAGCACATCACGCGGCTCTCGCACAAGCTCGACGGCTTCGGCTATTTCCCGGCCGACCACCAGCAGCTCTACGTCGTTGGCCTCGCGGGCGGCAAGCCGCGCCAGCTCACGCGGGGCGACTTCAGCGTGCGCGAGGCCTGCTGGAGCCCCGACGGCCGGCAGATCGCCTTCATCGCGAACCCGCACCCCGAGCGCCAGCACGAGGGCGGCCTCGAGCAGGTCTTCACGCTGCCCGCGCGCGGCGGCGCGCCGCGCCCGGCCACCACCCGCGGCGGCCACCTCGTCGCCCTCGCCTGGGCGCCCGAGGGGCGCTCGCTCCTCTTCACCGGCCACTTCGGCGGGCCGGGCGAGTGGATCAAGCACCCCTACCGGCTCTACGAGACGCCCCGCGCCGGCGGCGCGGCGCGCTGCCTCACGCCCTGGCTGGACGACTGGCCCTTCAACTTCATCATCACGGACACCGTGATGGGCGATGCGAGCGCCCTCTGGCCCTACCGGGAGGGCGAGACCTGGCGCATCGCCTTCGGCATCAGCGAGCGCGGGGCCTATCGGGTCTACTCGATTCCGCGCGCGGGCGCCCCGCGGCGCGCCCAGGCGCGGCTCGAGTTCGGCGGTGAGGTCAACGTCTACGGCATCAGCGTCGACGAAGCGGGCCGCGCGGCCCTGGCCACCGCGACGATGCTGGACGCCGGGGACATCTACGGCCTGCGCCTGGACGGCCGCCGGCAGGCGAAGCGGCTGACGCAGGTCAACCGCGCGCTCCTGGGCGGCCTGCTGCTCACGGCGCCCGAGGAGTTCAACGTGAAGAGCGGCGCGGTGAGGGTGCAGGGCTGGCTGCTGCGCCCGCCGGGCGCCCGGCGCGGCGCCAAGCACCCGGGCCTGCTCGAGATCCACGGCGGGCCGATGGGCCAGTACGGCTACACCTTCTTCCACGAGATGCACCTGCTCGCCGCGCAGGGCTACGTGGTCGCCTTCTCGAACCCGCGCGGGTCCTGCGGCTACGGAACGGACTGGGTGAAGTCGATCCACGGCCAGTGGGGACAGAAGGACTACGCCGACCTCATCGCCGTGACCAACTACCTGGCGCGCCAGCCGGACGTCGACGCCCGCCGCCTCGGCGTGCTCGGCGGCTCCTACGGCGGCTTCATGACCACCTGGATGCTCGGCCACAACCGCCGCTTCAAGGCAGGCGTGACGATGCGCCAGGCGGGCAACCGGCTGATCCAGTTCGGCGCGTCGGACTACAACGCCGGGGAGCGCCACAGCTTCGGCGGCGCCTGGCCCTGGCAGAAGCCGCTCGCCTACCTGAGACAGTCGCCGAACTTCCACGCCCACCGCATCCGGGCGCCGCTCTTGATCATCCACAACGAGAACGACCTGCGCTGTCCGATCGCGCAGGCCGACGAGCTGTTCACGATCCTGAAGGCCCTGGGCAAGACGACCGAGTACGTCCGCTTCGAGGGCGAGAGCCACGGCATGAGCCGCGGCGGCCGGCCGCAGAACCGCCGCGAACGCCTCGTGCGCATCACGGGCTGGTTCGCGCGCTACCTCTAG
- a CDS encoding peptidase S9, with product MPRPARLLPLALLLLLPPALAAAAPPAPANEWSVEAIVAQEAAREFAVSPDGRWAAWAQRALVDAGKAYRWQLWLAPLDVASAAGEARQLTRAESDARRPRWSPDGRRLAFLAARAQPAGDAKTAADPEPQIWLLPLAGGEAEALTDHAGGIADFAWIGPERLLYLAGEGKSLRETRLEEQGDETVVVGDEENVPPARLFTLTLGEAPRRLTANGEPILDFVASPDGRHAVARYSLSLHDDYDARTPPAVRLVDLASGAVREILPAALRAHDFTWDLESKGFYFLQPVSTDSLSLYVSQDELAYRGLGDRDWRSLDLDWQRGLDAPALAAWRGGALVSLADGLRNRLLLLERKGETWAIHELPRPARGVDKPLATSPDGKLLLLAEQRADRPDRYLVWRLGGDGKAARTPPALGERREFLRLNSALGALPAPQSEPFRWRGAAGDSVEGLLIYPIGYEAGRDGPRPLVVMPHGGPADADRDRFDEDWYGSAALLAARGAFVLKPNYHGSSGYGLAWLESIKGRYYELELPDIRSGIDSLVARGLADGSRLALVGWSNGAILSIAAAIESEGRYRALVAGAGDVNWTSDYGNCAFGAAFDDAYFGGAPWELPELYLAKSPLFRLDRLQVPTLVAIGEADVNVPTEQGQQLYRALQQTGAAPVRFLRFPGEDHFLASPPARRRYLAETLAWLDRWLFELTPATEPRYRPESPLARALALADVATSQGYYGELAGEALVPELLPWGELLVGRFEVTRAQWAAFKGRPRPAERREGNLPVAGVSADEARAYCSWLGTQLGADCRLPNGEEWERLTALAAEPENTLAWWAGQAPGRDDAAALAETVAQLAVNRDLLEPVGSFAPAGSSGLYDLGGNAAEWVREGGRAVARGLCAATAPDALGGEPAPPAAYIGLRVVVTRAEE from the coding sequence ATGCCGCGCCCCGCCCGCCTGCTCCCGCTTGCGCTCCTGCTCCTGCTCCCGCCCGCCCTCGCCGCTGCCGCGCCGCCGGCCCCGGCGAACGAGTGGAGCGTCGAGGCGATCGTCGCCCAGGAGGCGGCGCGCGAGTTCGCGGTCTCGCCCGACGGCCGCTGGGCCGCCTGGGCGCAGCGCGCGCTGGTGGACGCGGGCAAGGCCTACCGCTGGCAGCTCTGGCTCGCGCCGCTGGACGTGGCCAGCGCAGCGGGAGAGGCCCGGCAGCTCACGCGCGCGGAGAGCGACGCCCGCCGCCCGCGCTGGTCGCCCGATGGGCGCCGGCTCGCCTTCCTCGCCGCCCGCGCGCAGCCAGCGGGCGATGCCAAGACCGCGGCCGACCCCGAGCCGCAGATCTGGCTGCTGCCGCTGGCAGGCGGCGAGGCCGAAGCGCTCACCGACCACGCCGGCGGCATCGCCGACTTCGCCTGGATCGGTCCCGAGCGGCTGCTCTACCTCGCCGGCGAGGGCAAGAGCCTGCGCGAGACGCGCCTCGAAGAGCAGGGCGACGAGACCGTGGTCGTCGGCGACGAGGAGAACGTGCCGCCTGCGCGCCTGTTCACGCTCACGCTCGGCGAGGCGCCGCGCCGCCTGACTGCGAACGGCGAGCCCATCCTCGACTTCGTGGCCAGCCCGGACGGCCGCCACGCCGTCGCCCGCTACAGCCTGAGCCTGCACGACGACTACGACGCGCGCACCCCGCCCGCGGTGCGCCTGGTCGACCTCGCGAGCGGCGCCGTGCGCGAGATCCTGCCGGCCGCGCTGCGCGCGCACGATTTCACCTGGGACCTCGAAAGCAAGGGCTTCTACTTCCTGCAGCCCGTGTCGACGGACTCGCTCTCGCTCTACGTGAGCCAGGACGAGCTCGCCTACCGCGGCCTGGGGGACAGGGACTGGCGCTCGCTCGACCTCGATTGGCAGCGCGGGCTCGACGCGCCGGCGCTCGCCGCCTGGCGCGGCGGTGCCCTCGTCAGCCTCGCCGACGGCCTGCGCAATCGCCTGCTCCTGCTCGAGCGCAAGGGGGAGACCTGGGCCATTCACGAGCTGCCCCGCCCCGCGCGCGGCGTCGACAAGCCTCTGGCGACGAGCCCCGACGGCAAGCTGCTCCTGCTCGCCGAGCAGCGCGCGGACCGCCCCGACCGCTACCTCGTCTGGCGCCTCGGCGGCGACGGCAAGGCGGCCAGGACCCCGCCCGCCCTCGGCGAGCGCCGCGAGTTCCTGCGCCTGAACTCGGCCCTCGGCGCGCTGCCCGCGCCGCAGAGCGAGCCCTTCCGCTGGCGGGGCGCCGCGGGCGACAGCGTCGAGGGCCTGCTCATCTACCCGATCGGCTATGAGGCCGGGCGCGACGGCCCGCGCCCGCTGGTCGTGATGCCGCACGGCGGTCCCGCCGACGCCGACCGCGACCGCTTCGACGAAGACTGGTACGGCTCGGCCGCGCTGCTCGCCGCGCGCGGCGCTTTCGTGCTCAAGCCCAACTACCACGGCAGCAGCGGCTACGGCCTCGCCTGGCTGGAGTCGATCAAGGGCCGCTACTACGAATTGGAGCTGCCCGACATCCGCAGCGGCATCGACTCGCTCGTCGCGCGCGGGCTCGCGGACGGCTCGCGCCTCGCGCTCGTCGGCTGGAGCAACGGCGCCATCCTCTCCATCGCGGCGGCGATCGAGTCCGAGGGCCGCTACCGTGCCCTCGTGGCCGGCGCGGGCGACGTCAACTGGACCAGCGACTACGGCAACTGCGCCTTCGGCGCCGCCTTCGATGACGCCTACTTCGGCGGCGCGCCCTGGGAGCTGCCCGAGCTCTACCTGGCCAAGAGCCCGCTCTTCCGCCTCGACCGCCTGCAGGTGCCCACCTTGGTCGCCATCGGCGAAGCGGATGTGAACGTGCCCACCGAGCAGGGCCAGCAGCTCTACCGCGCGCTGCAGCAGACGGGCGCCGCGCCTGTGCGCTTCCTGCGCTTTCCCGGCGAGGATCACTTCCTCGCCTCGCCCCCCGCGCGCCGGCGCTACCTCGCGGAGACGCTGGCCTGGCTCGATCGCTGGCTCTTCGAGCTGACGCCGGCCACCGAGCCCCGCTACCGGCCCGAGTCGCCGCTCGCCCGCGCGCTCGCGCTGGCGGACGTCGCGACCAGCCAGGGCTACTATGGCGAGCTGGCCGGAGAGGCGCTGGTCCCCGAGCTCCTCCCCTGGGGCGAGTTGCTCGTCGGGCGCTTCGAGGTGACGCGCGCGCAGTGGGCCGCCTTCAAGGGCCGGCCGCGGCCGGCCGAGCGGCGCGAGGGCAACCTGCCCGTCGCGGGCGTCAGCGCCGACGAGGCGCGCGCATACTGCAGTTGGCTCGGCACCCAGCTGGGCGCCGACTGCCGCCTGCCCAACGGGGAGGAATGGGAGCGGCTCACGGCGCTCGCGGCCGAACCGGAGAACACGCTCGCCTGGTGGGCGGGCCAGGCGCCGGGGCGCGACGACGCCGCGGCGCTCGCCGAGACCGTCGCCCAGCTCGCCGTCAACCGCGACCTGCTCGAGCCCGTCGGCTCCTTCGCGCCGGCGGGGTCGAGCGGGCTCTACGACCTCGGCGGCAACGCCGCCGAGTGGGTGCGCGAGGGCGGCAGGGCCGTCGCGCGCGGGCTCTGTGCGGCAACGGCGCCCGATGCGCTGGGCGGCGAGCCCGCGCCGCCGGCGGCCTACATCGGCCTGCGCGTGGTGGTCACGCGCGCCGAGGAGTAG
- a CDS encoding NAD-dependent protein deacylase: MAAPDLRRFSRLVFFTGAGLSAESGIATYRGEGGVWTRYRYEDYACQRAFRRAPERVWEFHDARRADVAAAAPNAAHRLIAAIQAARPGTAIVTQNIDGLHQAAGATDVIELHGSLWRLRCEACGARCECREVPLADKHCACGAWWRPDLVWFEDPLDGALFSQAAARLSACDCLVAIGTSALVHPAAELPMLAFRSAALTIEINPEETPLSRFYDHCLRGPASAMLAALWAEAGEVTREGGEAGA; the protein is encoded by the coding sequence ATGGCCGCGCCCGACCTGCGGCGTTTCTCGCGCCTCGTCTTCTTCACGGGCGCGGGGCTGAGCGCCGAGAGCGGCATCGCCACCTATCGCGGCGAGGGCGGCGTCTGGACGCGCTACCGCTACGAGGACTACGCCTGCCAGCGCGCCTTCCGCCGCGCGCCCGAGCGCGTCTGGGAGTTCCACGACGCGCGCCGCGCGGACGTGGCGGCCGCGGCGCCGAACGCGGCGCACCGGCTGATCGCGGCGATCCAGGCCGCGCGGCCGGGGACGGCGATCGTCACGCAGAACATCGACGGCCTGCACCAGGCCGCCGGCGCCACGGACGTGATCGAGCTGCACGGCAGCCTGTGGCGTCTGCGCTGCGAGGCCTGCGGCGCCCGCTGCGAGTGCCGCGAGGTGCCGCTCGCGGACAAGCACTGCGCCTGCGGCGCCTGGTGGCGGCCGGACCTCGTCTGGTTCGAGGACCCCCTCGACGGGGCCCTCTTTTCCCAGGCGGCCGCGCGCCTGTCCGCCTGCGACTGCCTCGTCGCGATCGGCACCTCGGCCCTCGTTCATCCAGCAGCGGAGCTGCCGATGCTGGCATTCCGCTCGGCAGCGCTCACGATCGAGATCAACCCCGAGGAGACGCCGCTCTCGCGCTTCTACGATCACTGCCTGCGCGGGCCGGCCAGCGCCATGCTCGCCGCCCTCTGGGCCGAAGCCGGCGAGGTCACGCGTGAAGGCGGCGAGGCCGGCGCGTGA